From Syngnathus typhle isolate RoL2023-S1 ecotype Sweden linkage group LG13, RoL_Styp_1.0, whole genome shotgun sequence, a single genomic window includes:
- the rab2a gene encoding ras-related protein Rab-2A, producing MAYAYLFKYIIIGDTGVGKSCLLLQFTDKRFQPVHDLTIGVEFGARMITIDGKQIKLQIWDTAGQESFRSITRSYYRGAAGALLVYDITRRDTFNHLTTWLEDARQHSNSNMVIMLIGNKSDLESRREVKKEEGEAFAREHGLIFMETSAKTASNVEEAFINTAKEIYEKIQEGVFDINNEANGIKIGPQHPTTNSTLPGSQGGQQAGGGCC from the exons ATGGCATACGCTTACCTCTTCAAATACATCATCATCGGAGACACAG GTGTCGGAAAGTCATGTCTATTACTACAGTTCACAGACAAGAGGTTTCAGCCTGTTCACGACCTTACCATTG GGGTGGAGTTTGGAGCGAGGATGATCACTATAGATGGCAAACAGATTAAACTGCAGATCTGGGATACG GCTGGTCAAGAGTCGTTCCGGTCCATCACCAGGTCTTATTACAGAGGAGCAGCAGGAGCACTGCTGGTCTATGACATCACAAG GAGGGACACTTTTAACCACTTGACGACCTGGTTAGAGGATGCTCGCCAACATTCCAACTCCAATATGGTCATCATGCTCATTGGCAACAAGAG TGACCTAGAGTCACGGAGAGAGGTAAAGAAAGAGGAAGGGGAAGCATTTGCCAGAGAACACGGCCTCATATTTATGGAGACCTCAGCCAAGACGGCCTCAAACGTAGAGGAG GCTTTCATCAACACAGCCAAGGAGATTTATGAGAAGATCCAAGAGGGTGTTTTTGATATCAACAATGAG GCTAATGGTATTAAGATCGGACCGCAACACCCTACCACCAACTCAACACTGCCCGGTAGCCAGGGAGGCCAACAGGCTGGAGGCGGCTGCTGCTGA